A genomic segment from Streptomyces antibioticus encodes:
- a CDS encoding DNRLRE domain-containing protein: MTRTRRRMPGRRTSAVVLTAAVLVGGLAYTGFQLESPKGAGSHPDRRPGPLSEAAAVETAARTGKPVEVTALRTARSTTWARPDGSMAKKLYSSPVRAKVGSEWKDIDYRLHRTAEGWEPQATNTRVVFSPGSRAAGRTSRSSVHRMPLVKGATNGDGTDTALATLHIDDYELQLTWPGTVPAPIIDGSRALYPEILPGADLVLTADDDGFAQLVVLKNRQAASDARVRQLSYGITSEDLTFRLDPVSHVLMAENAYGNEVATSPTPLMWDSSGLPAVTDSTVGATAQPTEAESPIPTDEGATPEDSASPSEDTPAESDEQSDTSPETLPSATDGPEPTVSESPLPPAPPEPTPAPSQSGSAATLSLPSIDGPSPDSRGDLVEVGLSGANWVFTPDPNFLTDPATTYPVFIDPSVKKHTQNWTTAYSRHPNASFYNGKGFNKGGTHEARVGFESDTWGTSRSFFNIDFDKDLKGTKITSAKLRVLETYAWSCSSRSMTVHLTGAINSHTNWKNAPKLHNGNKYATKSFAHGYKSGCRDAYETFDVKKAAQLRADQGKDSITFGMRASDEHSQYAWKKFQADGDNAPVLELVYNRRPTIDPKALDLGPDAKCTTTEPYVRMGSGNLTFTARASDKDKNLDFFDFDLWPTGKWDNTGDLLGSTGKVSTGSDTDTALRTTTGFSTSKLSNGTLYSWRVQARDDAGSTSGFAPAKTPCRFVLDTSAPKPPKVSSTDFPNADGDENGFGNDAEDANWSAKKFGTPGSFTVRALNTDVVRYEYGFNSASYPFSLARTSGTATTVTATLANAKPPTAGPNVLYVRTVDAAGNVSQPTKYFFYVSPRDQADAPGDFTGDKLADLMVVTEGGNLALYPSQATNDLAKGSGDLDYSMSGAYRANPDKDPNGDDLPPFVAAPSGHFKGALITHNGDIYGGDGLQDLVVRVGGKLWVYPGDGYGAVNVDKRREILLPDNAPKPADLSQIVAAGDITGDGRTDFFATSGDALWAFTGYHGATVDQAVRLSASAWTERDIVTVQDISGDGVSDLVYRTDVSARLLLRKGIAASGGGVTLTSLASAANSSGGVDIEYGAAGWGSASIPHLIGTPDVNGDSVPDIWTVRSDGAVRFYAGSKTALSGSGAEIIAPASYWKTRIAIG, from the coding sequence ATGACGCGTACCCGGCGCCGGATGCCTGGCCGCCGCACCAGCGCGGTGGTGCTCACCGCGGCCGTGCTGGTGGGCGGCCTCGCCTACACCGGTTTCCAGTTGGAAAGCCCGAAGGGCGCCGGCAGCCACCCCGACCGACGGCCCGGGCCCCTCTCCGAGGCAGCGGCAGTGGAGACGGCCGCGCGGACCGGCAAGCCGGTCGAGGTCACCGCCCTGCGTACTGCGCGCTCCACCACCTGGGCCCGCCCCGACGGCAGCATGGCCAAGAAGCTGTACTCCTCCCCCGTACGGGCCAAGGTCGGCAGCGAGTGGAAGGACATCGACTACCGCCTGCACCGGACAGCGGAGGGCTGGGAACCGCAGGCCACCAACACCCGGGTGGTGTTCTCACCCGGTTCCCGGGCTGCGGGACGCACATCCCGAAGCTCCGTGCACCGGATGCCCCTGGTCAAGGGCGCCACGAATGGGGACGGCACCGACACGGCGCTTGCCACCCTGCACATCGACGACTACGAGCTCCAACTGACCTGGCCCGGCACCGTCCCCGCCCCGATCATCGACGGCTCCCGCGCCCTGTACCCCGAGATCCTCCCGGGCGCCGACCTGGTCCTCACCGCCGACGACGACGGGTTCGCCCAACTGGTCGTCCTGAAGAACCGGCAGGCCGCCTCCGACGCCCGTGTCCGGCAACTGTCGTACGGCATCACGTCGGAGGACCTGACCTTCCGGCTCGACCCGGTGTCCCACGTCCTCATGGCTGAAAACGCCTACGGCAACGAGGTCGCGACCTCGCCCACTCCACTGATGTGGGACAGCAGCGGCCTCCCGGCGGTCACCGACAGCACAGTCGGCGCCACCGCCCAGCCGACCGAGGCAGAGTCACCGATCCCCACGGACGAGGGCGCAACGCCGGAGGACAGCGCCAGCCCCAGCGAGGACACGCCAGCCGAGTCGGACGAGCAGAGCGACACCAGCCCCGAAACCCTCCCGTCGGCCACCGATGGTCCCGAACCTACGGTGTCCGAGTCCCCCTTGCCGCCTGCGCCACCCGAGCCGACCCCCGCGCCCTCGCAGAGCGGATCGGCGGCCACGCTCAGTCTGCCCTCCATCGACGGCCCGTCCCCCGACTCCCGCGGCGATCTGGTCGAGGTCGGCCTGTCCGGGGCGAACTGGGTCTTCACACCCGACCCGAACTTTCTCACCGACCCTGCGACCACGTACCCGGTCTTCATCGACCCCTCGGTGAAGAAGCACACGCAGAACTGGACCACCGCTTACAGCAGGCACCCCAACGCCTCCTTCTACAACGGTAAAGGCTTCAACAAAGGCGGTACGCACGAGGCTCGGGTCGGCTTCGAGTCCGACACCTGGGGAACTTCGCGCTCATTCTTCAACATCGATTTCGACAAGGACCTCAAGGGCACGAAGATCACCAGCGCGAAGCTGCGCGTCCTGGAGACATATGCGTGGTCGTGCAGTTCCCGCTCGATGACGGTTCACCTGACCGGCGCCATCAACTCCCACACCAACTGGAAGAACGCCCCGAAGCTGCACAACGGCAACAAGTACGCGACCAAGAGTTTCGCCCACGGATACAAGTCGGGCTGCCGGGATGCCTACGAGACCTTCGATGTGAAGAAGGCCGCCCAGCTCCGCGCCGACCAAGGGAAAGACAGCATCACCTTCGGCATGCGGGCGTCCGACGAGCACAGCCAGTACGCGTGGAAGAAGTTCCAGGCCGACGGTGACAATGCGCCTGTCCTTGAGCTGGTCTATAACCGCCGGCCGACCATCGACCCCAAGGCACTCGACCTTGGCCCCGACGCAAAGTGCACCACCACCGAGCCGTACGTCCGCATGGGGTCGGGCAACCTGACCTTCACCGCCCGCGCATCCGACAAGGACAAAAACCTCGACTTCTTCGATTTCGACCTGTGGCCCACAGGCAAGTGGGACAACACGGGTGACCTGCTGGGGTCCACGGGCAAGGTTTCCACGGGCAGTGACACGGACACCGCGCTGCGCACCACCACAGGCTTCTCCACGAGCAAACTGAGCAACGGGACCCTGTACTCCTGGCGGGTCCAAGCACGCGACGATGCTGGCTCCACCTCCGGATTTGCGCCGGCGAAGACACCGTGCCGTTTCGTCCTGGACACCAGTGCGCCCAAGCCGCCCAAGGTCAGTTCCACCGACTTTCCCAACGCCGACGGCGACGAGAACGGCTTCGGCAACGACGCCGAGGACGCCAACTGGAGCGCCAAGAAGTTCGGAACCCCCGGCTCGTTCACCGTGCGGGCCCTCAATACCGATGTCGTCCGGTATGAGTACGGGTTCAACTCCGCCAGTTACCCCTTCTCGCTCGCTCGCACATCCGGTACCGCCACCACAGTGACCGCGACGCTCGCGAACGCGAAGCCGCCCACCGCGGGGCCGAACGTCCTGTACGTCCGTACCGTGGACGCGGCCGGCAACGTCTCGCAGCCGACGAAGTACTTCTTCTACGTCTCGCCACGCGACCAAGCCGACGCGCCGGGCGACTTCACCGGCGACAAGCTCGCCGACCTCATGGTCGTCACGGAGGGCGGGAACCTGGCGCTCTACCCCTCGCAGGCCACCAACGACCTCGCCAAGGGCAGCGGCGACCTGGACTACTCCATGTCCGGCGCCTACCGCGCCAATCCCGACAAGGACCCCAACGGCGACGACCTGCCGCCCTTCGTCGCCGCCCCTTCCGGGCACTTCAAGGGTGCCCTGATCACCCACAACGGCGACATCTACGGCGGAGACGGCCTCCAAGATCTCGTCGTGCGCGTCGGCGGCAAGTTGTGGGTCTACCCGGGCGACGGCTACGGCGCCGTGAACGTCGACAAGCGCCGCGAGATACTCCTGCCCGACAATGCACCGAAGCCCGCCGACCTCAGCCAGATCGTGGCGGCCGGCGACATCACCGGAGACGGACGAACCGACTTCTTCGCCACCTCCGGCGACGCACTGTGGGCCTTCACCGGCTACCACGGAGCCACCGTCGACCAGGCCGTACGACTGTCCGCCTCAGCCTGGACCGAACGCGACATCGTCACCGTTCAGGACATCAGCGGTGACGGCGTCAGTGATCTCGTCTACCGCACCGACGTCTCCGCAAGATTGCTGCTGCGTAAGGGCATTGCGGCTTCCGGCGGCGGAGTGACACTCACCTCGCTTGCCTCCGCGGCCAACTCCTCGGGCGGCGTCGACATCGAGTACGGAGCCGCGGGCTGGGGCAGCGCCAGTATCCCGCACCTCATCGGGACGCCCGACGTCAACGGGGACTCCGTGCCCGACATCTGGACCGTGCGCTCCGACGGAGCGGTGCGCTTCTACGCGGGCAGTAAGACGGCACTGTCAGGATCTGGTGCCGAGATCATCGCTCCGGCGAGCTACTGGAAGACCCGTATCGCCATCGGCTGA
- a CDS encoding lectin, which translates to MTLPHRLPPRRGTPSSGRLPATVAAVLLLVLALSVGPGLTPRAAAAGERVDVWLTTTSDAAGRNVTRGLAQQTAVNFGSAGGGADQTITVDEGTTYQQFEGGGASITDTTAHLLRGGAISAATRDTVMRKLFSPADGIGLSFVRNPIGASDLSRPGNVSLDDTCCTLSDFGANGYDANVRLLTVQAKQLNPALRVKGVPWSAPGWMKDNGRMDQMGWLKWEYYPLYAQYLVKYVQSYQAAGVHVDYLSVQNEPNCCQAGNPTAMNYPGMSWNPSGLVEFTKNHVYPAFRAAGIDTKVLIHDWNYGDYANFGAAILADAGVRNDPLFGGIAWHGYFGDPAVGTQVHNQYPTVRQFSTEHSGGTWITNQHNEDLADIVTYARNWSSSLVKWSLALNQDMGPHNGGCGTCTGLITVQEGGPRAGQVDYTVEYYTTGHLTKFVRPGAYRIASTASSSVPNVAWRNPDGSKALIAHNGSTSARSVRVDWGSQSLVYTLPARTTATFTWSGTPSGNPGGGTTGTLTGLAGKCLDVAGGATADGTAVQLYGCNGTTAQRWTVGADGTVRALGKCLDVSGGSAADGARVQLYTCNGTAAQQWSYNAGTHDVVNTGANKCLDVTGNNSADGTPAQIWTCTGGANQKWTLNAA; encoded by the coding sequence ATGACTCTGCCGCACAGACTCCCGCCCCGGCGCGGAACCCCCTCGTCCGGCCGGCTGCCCGCCACCGTGGCCGCCGTCCTGCTGCTCGTGCTGGCGCTGAGCGTCGGCCCCGGTCTGACACCCCGGGCCGCCGCGGCGGGTGAACGGGTCGACGTCTGGCTGACCACGACGTCCGACGCGGCGGGTCGCAACGTCACCCGCGGTCTCGCCCAGCAGACGGCCGTGAACTTCGGTTCCGCGGGCGGCGGCGCCGACCAGACCATCACCGTCGACGAGGGCACGACCTACCAGCAGTTCGAGGGCGGCGGCGCCTCCATCACCGACACCACCGCCCATCTGCTGCGCGGCGGAGCCATCAGCGCCGCCACCCGCGACACCGTCATGCGCAAGCTGTTCTCGCCCGCCGACGGCATCGGGCTGTCGTTCGTCCGGAACCCCATCGGCGCCTCGGACCTGTCCCGGCCCGGCAACGTCTCGCTGGACGACACCTGTTGCACGCTGAGCGACTTCGGCGCGAACGGCTACGACGCCAATGTGCGCCTGCTGACCGTCCAGGCCAAGCAGCTCAACCCGGCCCTGCGCGTGAAGGGCGTGCCGTGGAGCGCGCCCGGCTGGATGAAGGACAACGGCCGTATGGACCAGATGGGTTGGCTGAAGTGGGAGTACTACCCGCTGTACGCCCAGTACCTGGTCAAGTACGTCCAGAGCTACCAGGCCGCCGGAGTGCACGTCGACTATCTGTCGGTGCAGAACGAGCCCAACTGCTGTCAGGCGGGCAACCCCACCGCCATGAACTACCCGGGGATGAGCTGGAATCCGTCCGGCCTGGTCGAGTTCACCAAGAACCATGTCTACCCGGCCTTCCGGGCCGCCGGCATCGACACCAAGGTCCTGATCCACGACTGGAACTACGGTGACTACGCGAACTTCGGTGCCGCCATCCTGGCCGACGCCGGTGTGCGCAACGACCCGCTCTTCGGCGGCATCGCGTGGCACGGCTACTTCGGCGATCCGGCCGTGGGCACCCAGGTCCACAATCAGTACCCGACCGTACGGCAGTTCAGCACCGAGCACTCCGGCGGGACCTGGATCACCAACCAGCACAACGAGGACCTGGCCGACATCGTCACCTACGCCCGCAACTGGAGCAGCAGCCTGGTCAAATGGAGCCTCGCCCTGAACCAGGACATGGGCCCGCACAACGGCGGCTGCGGCACCTGCACCGGCCTGATCACCGTCCAGGAAGGCGGCCCGCGCGCCGGGCAGGTCGACTACACCGTCGAGTACTACACCACAGGCCATCTCACCAAGTTCGTCAGGCCGGGCGCCTACCGGATCGCCTCCACCGCCAGTTCCTCGGTGCCCAACGTCGCCTGGCGCAACCCGGACGGCTCCAAGGCGCTGATCGCCCACAACGGCTCCACCTCGGCCCGGTCGGTGCGTGTGGACTGGGGCAGCCAGTCCCTCGTCTACACCCTGCCCGCCCGGACGACGGCGACCTTCACCTGGTCCGGCACCCCGTCGGGCAACCCGGGCGGCGGCACCACGGGCACCCTCACCGGTCTGGCCGGCAAGTGCCTGGACGTCGCGGGCGGTGCCACCGCCGACGGCACCGCCGTACAGCTCTACGGCTGCAACGGCACCACCGCCCAGCGCTGGACCGTGGGAGCCGACGGCACGGTGAGGGCGCTCGGCAAGTGCCTCGACGTGAGCGGCGGTTCGGCGGCCGACGGGGCGCGCGTGCAGCTCTACACCTGCAACGGCACCGCGGCCCAGCAGTGGTCGTACAACGCCGGCACGCACGACGTCGTCAACACCGGCGCGAACAAGTGCCTGGACGTCACCGGCAACAACTCGGCGGACGGCACGCCCGCCCAGATCTGGACGTGCACGGGCGGGGCGAACCAGAAGTGGACCCTGAACGCGGCCTGA